CACGAGTTAAGAGGAAACTATATCATTGCCTTCATTATCCCTTGGAATAAAAACGCCTCCAAGAAGCTTAAGACAGACCTCTTTACTGGAAAACGGCATACTTAGTCCTGGGATAAGCCTACCTTTATCcataaagaagacaaatctaCAATTCGATCGTCTTATTTCTTAAGCGGAGAAACAGATCCAATTGGAAATCGTGTCTTCGGAAAATAACAAAGTCACTCCAGAGAGCATGATGGAGGACAGACATATCGCAACTGTGGTAACAGAAACGACCATATTCGCACTGGTAATGATCAtttcatttcttggaaaccttcTCGTCTGTTATGCTGTTTATAGAAATCCAAGACTGCGTAATCCAAGTAACTATTACATCATCTCCCTCGCTCTCACTGATATCTTGCTTGCAAGCTGCGCTATGCCTCTTTCCGTCGCTTATCTCGCCACAGGTGAATGGTCTTTCGGCACTTCTGCATGTGAATTCTTTGCAATTTTGACGGCATCCATGACAGAGACTTCCGCATTCAACATGGCGCTGATGGCATTAAACAGGTACTACAAAGTAGTTAAACCGAACAAGTACCAAGCAGTATTCAAGCCCAGGAACATCGTTACCACAGCTTTGCTGGCGTGGATAATACCAATGACATTTGCTATTCTCTCAGTCTTTGTATTTGATGAAGAAGCCAAACCAAATCCTGGTTACCCAATTTGTGTCATCCAATTTCCTACATTATCTCTTACTGCGGTATTCGGTTTCACGTATTCGCAATACTTTATTATCGTATTTTGTTACTGGAAAATATAC
Above is a genomic segment from Acropora muricata isolate sample 2 chromosome 1, ASM3666990v1, whole genome shotgun sequence containing:
- the LOC136927306 gene encoding histamine H2 receptor-like, whose translation is MEDRHIATVVTETTIFALVMIISFLGNLLVCYAVYRNPRLRNPSNYYIISLALTDILLASCAMPLSVAYLATGEWSFGTSACEFFAILTASMTETSAFNMALMALNRYYKVVKPNKYQAVFKPRNIVTTALLAWIIPMTFAILSVFVFDEEAKPNPGYPICVIQFPTLSLTAVFGFTYSQYFIIVFCYWKIYRKVKMHNANLSWQSSNAADVKVSKTLFVTVVSFVSLFLPASIIFTLHEFLWPTGFPRFVALLAVFLIFMTSSTNPFIYGYMNRGFRNEFKKFLMPKRGHSVAEGGATGQNQRRGHRC